From a region of the Egicoccus sp. AB-alg2 genome:
- a CDS encoding cupin domain-containing protein, translating into MEQVRTQTQTREQTKQNVHVYTEHYDKKRIYVREVSSNRYSLAAERRERLDRIPRVFTPELGHGKKENWAVMRPGDETFRSQSLDVHFVTVQPNGRNDGHGHQNEAMFYVLEGDGGYEMHDGKRYDWNAGDAVAVHNDCVHWHNNPNPEKRAVCLVMKPKPLALFLGLTYQGKIGYKPENEHLYEPRSEWLTARPEGDDEIPKVLPKDATPFELTPFGYTRRIAGEGVPLRIKGVEAYLHQIPEGSRSGKRWKMPDEVAYVREGEGYDLHWDVEAEIDDQYYARIAKKPTKWEWKQGDVIWTPHNTIVQRFNTGAGTAELIAGSNRVFNLLGYSRVHYFENAPEYDAG; encoded by the coding sequence GTGGAGCAGGTTCGCACGCAGACACAGACGCGAGAGCAGACGAAGCAGAACGTGCACGTCTACACCGAGCACTACGACAAGAAGCGCATCTACGTCCGCGAGGTGAGCAGCAACCGCTACAGCCTGGCTGCCGAACGACGCGAGCGACTCGACCGCATCCCGCGGGTGTTCACGCCGGAACTCGGGCACGGCAAGAAGGAGAACTGGGCGGTCATGCGCCCGGGCGACGAGACGTTTCGCTCGCAGAGCCTCGACGTCCACTTCGTCACCGTGCAACCCAACGGCCGCAACGACGGGCACGGGCATCAGAACGAGGCGATGTTCTACGTGCTCGAGGGCGATGGCGGCTACGAGATGCACGACGGCAAACGGTACGACTGGAACGCGGGTGACGCCGTCGCCGTGCACAACGACTGCGTGCACTGGCACAACAACCCGAATCCCGAGAAGCGGGCCGTCTGCCTGGTCATGAAGCCGAAGCCCCTGGCGCTTTTCCTGGGACTGACCTACCAGGGAAAGATCGGCTACAAGCCGGAGAACGAGCACCTGTACGAGCCGCGCAGCGAGTGGCTCACGGCCCGGCCGGAAGGCGACGACGAGATCCCCAAGGTCCTGCCCAAGGATGCCACCCCCTTCGAACTGACGCCCTTCGGGTACACGCGCCGTATCGCCGGCGAGGGCGTGCCGCTGCGGATCAAGGGTGTCGAGGCCTATCTGCACCAGATCCCGGAGGGCAGCCGATCGGGCAAGCGGTGGAAGATGCCCGACGAGGTCGCCTACGTCCGTGAAGGTGAGGGCTACGACCTGCACTGGGACGTCGAGGCAGAGATCGACGACCAGTACTACGCGCGCATCGCCAAGAAGCCGACCAAGTGGGAGTGGAAGCAGGGCGACGTCATCTGGACGCCGCACAACACCATCGTGCAGCGCTTCAACACCGGTGCGGGGACGGCCGAACTCATCGCCGGGTCGAACCGGGTCTTCAACCTGCTCGGCTACTCACGCGTCCACTACTTCGAGAACGCGCCCGAGTACGACGCTGGCTGA
- a CDS encoding MFS transporter, giving the protein MGVPRGDTRTRRLWLAYLVGAFGLAMTAQVAFLVPLRARELGAGFDLIGLIVSAGALAAALTSIPCGAIIDRLGPKRSFVVGAIATGLVSVAFAMTSSVWVFLLLQPLHGVARNLGWVASQTYITAAAVDADERPRLTGRFAFFGNVGKMTGPLLVGGAASLVGFRWALLVPAVYALLFATIGAGLRETQPGGASAAAKKRGTGLRAAAGLTRIPGIQVALVLTSARLWISTIFSTFLPVFLVEQAVDPAVAGVVMATAGFVAACMAPTAGGWAQRMTPQWATIAGLGCGAVGLLIAPASTAMPWVFLTPALIGVAIGLSLPLLISIVTTAAPDDCRGLALGLRGTVNQGASTAAPVVVGPLMSAVGLTLGFLAGGGIGLALLGIAALRHGRPARTPSGAETGEASDAAPLPPGQGRVTRTPGR; this is encoded by the coding sequence ATGGGGGTTCCCCGGGGCGATACACGGACGCGCCGCCTCTGGCTCGCCTACCTCGTCGGCGCCTTCGGGCTCGCGATGACCGCACAGGTCGCGTTCCTGGTGCCCCTCCGCGCACGTGAGCTCGGCGCGGGATTCGACCTCATCGGGCTCATCGTGAGTGCCGGCGCGCTGGCTGCCGCACTCACCTCCATACCGTGCGGCGCCATCATCGATCGCCTGGGGCCGAAACGCAGCTTCGTGGTCGGAGCGATCGCGACCGGCCTCGTCTCCGTGGCGTTCGCGATGACCAGCAGCGTGTGGGTGTTCCTGCTCCTCCAGCCGCTGCACGGCGTCGCCCGTAACCTGGGTTGGGTCGCGTCGCAGACCTACATCACGGCCGCCGCCGTGGACGCCGACGAACGACCGCGCCTCACCGGCCGATTCGCGTTCTTCGGCAACGTCGGCAAGATGACGGGCCCGTTGCTGGTCGGTGGGGCGGCCAGCCTCGTCGGCTTTCGCTGGGCCCTGCTCGTGCCTGCCGTGTACGCGCTGCTGTTCGCGACCATTGGCGCCGGTCTACGAGAGACCCAGCCCGGTGGGGCATCGGCTGCTGCCAAGAAGCGCGGCACCGGCTTGCGTGCTGCTGCAGGACTGACCCGGATACCTGGCATCCAGGTGGCCTTGGTGTTGACCTCCGCGCGACTGTGGATCTCCACCATCTTCTCGACGTTTCTCCCGGTGTTCCTCGTCGAGCAAGCGGTCGATCCGGCCGTTGCCGGGGTCGTGATGGCGACCGCGGGCTTCGTCGCCGCGTGCATGGCACCCACCGCCGGCGGTTGGGCGCAGCGTATGACCCCCCAGTGGGCGACGATCGCCGGCTTGGGTTGCGGGGCGGTCGGACTGCTCATCGCGCCCGCCTCGACCGCCATGCCGTGGGTGTTCCTCACGCCGGCGCTGATCGGGGTCGCGATCGGACTGAGCCTCCCCCTGCTGATCAGCATCGTCACGACGGCCGCGCCCGACGACTGTCGCGGCCTGGCCCTGGGACTCCGCGGGACGGTGAATCAGGGCGCCTCGACGGCCGCCCCGGTCGTCGTCGGACCCCTCATGTCGGCCGTCGGCCTCACGCTCGGGTTCCTTGCGGGTGGTGGGATCGGCCTGGCCCTCCTGGGCATCGCCGCCCTCCGACACGGTCGCCCTGCCCGGACGCCGAGCGGCGCCGAAACCGGTGAGGCCAGCGATGCGGCACCGCTGCCTCCGGGTCAGGGTCGCGTTACGAGAACCCCGGGTCGATGA
- a CDS encoding FAD-dependent monooxygenase — protein sequence MSRYQVVIVGGGPVGVGLALELGRRGITCAVLEKRTELSRIPKGQGLSQRTLETFANWGVEAEIRDARLMPRDMPIGQVTVYGDLQSDHWHVKPTREVVKGYYARENERLPQYRTEAVLRRRLQDFPCVDAQFGAEVVAIGQDSGGAWVRAVVAGEEQRFDAEYVVGCDGGHSLVREQADIAREGTDWDELVTLVVFRSRHLHDELARRYPERSTYRVMHPDLEGYWRFFGRVDADEEFFFHAPVPRGMSSETFDPQRALDEAAGFPFRATIDHVGFWDLRVQVATTYRSGRTFIAGDAAHTHPPYGGYGLNNGLEDAVNLGWKLAAVLQGWGGEALLDSYSLERQPVFRDVGEEIIGGWIRDDRRFLANYSPDRDREAFAAAFEDMAMGFGQRLARFEPHYGGSPVVLAADGARTSGLGQHRFEARPGHHLAPQPLSSGMTSFDALGTGFTLLSFDGDEAQLQRFAQAASQARIPLTVVRDDLAGGRGAYEARYVLVRPDQFVAWAGDEVTDDPADLLATITGRERPSGTRLTHRFTRAQSR from the coding sequence ATGTCTCGATACCAGGTCGTGATCGTGGGCGGCGGGCCGGTGGGCGTCGGACTCGCGCTCGAACTCGGCCGCCGCGGCATCACGTGCGCAGTTCTGGAGAAACGCACGGAGCTGTCGCGTATCCCCAAGGGCCAGGGACTCTCGCAACGCACCCTGGAGACGTTCGCGAACTGGGGGGTCGAAGCAGAGATCCGAGACGCGCGGCTCATGCCGCGCGACATGCCGATCGGCCAGGTCACCGTCTACGGGGACCTGCAGAGCGACCACTGGCACGTCAAGCCGACCCGGGAAGTCGTCAAGGGCTACTACGCGCGCGAGAACGAGCGCCTTCCGCAATACCGGACGGAAGCCGTGCTGCGTCGACGCCTGCAGGACTTTCCGTGTGTCGACGCCCAGTTCGGGGCCGAGGTCGTGGCGATCGGACAGGACAGCGGTGGGGCCTGGGTCCGCGCGGTCGTCGCGGGCGAGGAGCAGCGCTTCGACGCCGAGTACGTCGTTGGGTGCGACGGCGGCCACTCGCTCGTCCGTGAACAGGCCGACATCGCCCGAGAGGGAACCGACTGGGACGAACTCGTCACGCTGGTCGTGTTCCGAAGCCGCCATCTGCACGACGAGCTCGCGCGCCGGTATCCCGAGCGTTCGACCTACCGCGTGATGCATCCCGACCTCGAGGGGTACTGGCGATTCTTCGGCCGGGTCGACGCGGACGAGGAGTTCTTCTTCCACGCCCCTGTGCCGCGCGGCATGTCGTCCGAGACGTTCGACCCCCAGCGCGCCCTGGACGAGGCCGCCGGCTTCCCGTTCCGAGCGACGATCGACCACGTCGGCTTCTGGGACCTGCGGGTGCAGGTCGCAACGACGTACCGCTCCGGGCGAACTTTCATCGCCGGTGACGCAGCCCACACCCACCCGCCCTACGGCGGCTATGGCCTCAACAACGGCCTCGAAGATGCCGTCAACTTGGGCTGGAAGCTGGCCGCCGTGCTGCAGGGCTGGGGCGGCGAGGCGCTCCTCGATTCCTACAGTCTCGAACGGCAACCCGTCTTCCGCGACGTGGGCGAGGAGATCATCGGTGGGTGGATCCGAGACGACCGCCGGTTCCTGGCCAACTACTCTCCTGACCGCGACCGCGAAGCGTTCGCGGCGGCGTTCGAGGACATGGCGATGGGCTTCGGCCAACGCCTGGCACGCTTCGAGCCCCACTACGGCGGGTCTCCCGTTGTGCTCGCCGCGGATGGCGCGCGGACGAGCGGCCTCGGGCAGCACCGCTTCGAGGCCCGGCCCGGCCACCACCTCGCCCCGCAGCCGCTGTCGTCGGGCATGACGAGCTTCGATGCGCTCGGCACGGGATTCACCCTGCTGTCGTTCGATGGGGACGAGGCGCAACTCCAGCGGTTCGCGCAGGCGGCGAGCCAGGCACGGATCCCGCTGACCGTGGTCCGCGACGATCTGGCCGGCGGGCGAGGCGCCTACGAGGCCCGCTACGTCCTGGTGCGGCCCGACCAGTTCGTCGCCTGGGCCGGCGACGAGGTGACGGATGACCCTGCGGACCTGCTCGCCACCATCACCGGCCGGGAGCGGCCGAGCGGGACACGCCTCACCCATCGGTTCACTCGCGCACAATCGCGGTAG
- a CDS encoding MFS transporter, whose product MSVATLLYWTAAHALRPLVPLHLDALGASEATVGLVIALFPLSSLGLAIPSGRLVDRVGVRRVLAFGLVGMVSGGVGFAVAPTVAAVAAFTVLIGLAELATWVSLQAYASEGGRGDFLTRQLALFSLAWGGGIAGGPIIGTLLYDRYGFSAVGVCYALCGTIAVVALWVAPRVGRPAVRERRSVRSGIASMWATLPVRATLLSSFVALFVQGIKASFLPLYLERAGLDVPLIGVLLSVSGIAALVVRLPLPRVVRRLGPGRALVLSMWLAVVPMGLFPFTRGFAVWLALAVFVGVGLGANPPITVELMARHTDAAERGVAMGLRLTANRLAQVIQPIAFGALVSAAGFATAFTAATGALAVITGWTSSLRDALAPSGDD is encoded by the coding sequence GTGTCCGTCGCGACCCTGCTGTACTGGACAGCGGCGCACGCGCTGCGACCGCTGGTACCACTCCATCTCGATGCGCTCGGAGCGAGCGAGGCCACCGTGGGACTGGTGATCGCGCTGTTCCCGCTCAGTTCGCTCGGGCTGGCGATCCCGAGTGGCCGCCTCGTCGACCGCGTCGGTGTCCGCCGCGTGTTGGCGTTCGGTCTGGTCGGCATGGTGTCCGGCGGTGTCGGTTTCGCCGTCGCTCCGACGGTTGCTGCCGTGGCTGCGTTCACCGTGCTGATCGGTCTGGCCGAACTGGCCACCTGGGTCTCGCTGCAGGCGTACGCCAGCGAGGGCGGCCGCGGCGACTTCCTCACCCGCCAGCTCGCGCTCTTCTCCCTGGCGTGGGGCGGTGGCATCGCTGGCGGGCCCATCATCGGCACGCTTCTCTACGACAGGTACGGGTTCTCCGCGGTAGGCGTGTGTTACGCGTTGTGCGGAACCATCGCCGTCGTGGCCTTGTGGGTGGCACCCCGCGTCGGGCGACCGGCGGTGCGGGAGCGCCGGTCGGTGCGATCGGGCATCGCCAGCATGTGGGCCACCCTGCCGGTTCGGGCGACGCTGTTGTCCAGCTTCGTCGCCCTGTTCGTGCAAGGCATCAAGGCGTCGTTCCTTCCGCTGTACTTGGAGCGCGCCGGCCTCGACGTGCCTCTGATCGGCGTCCTCCTGTCCGTCAGCGGTATCGCGGCCCTGGTGGTGCGCCTGCCTCTGCCCCGCGTCGTCAGGCGGCTGGGGCCTGGGCGCGCGCTCGTGTTGAGCATGTGGCTCGCGGTCGTCCCGATGGGCCTGTTCCCCTTCACCCGCGGATTCGCGGTGTGGCTCGCGCTCGCGGTGTTCGTGGGGGTCGGCCTCGGGGCGAACCCGCCCATCACCGTGGAACTGATGGCTCGCCACACGGATGCCGCCGAACGTGGCGTGGCCATGGGGCTCCGGCTGACGGCCAACCGCCTCGCGCAGGTCATTCAACCCATCGCCTTCGGCGCACTGGTGTCCGCTGCCGGCTTCGCCACCGCGTTCACCGCGGCCACCGGGGCGCTGGCCGTGATCACCGGGTGGACGAGCTCACTTCGAGACGCGCTCGCACCCTCGGGTGACGACTGA
- a CDS encoding aromatic ring-hydroxylating dioxygenase subunit alpha, which produces MTITKEPLELSSLVVDEPFRFRVDSRIQRDDNIFRLELARIFGRTWQFVAHESEVAVPGDYRTTVLAGQPVIVSRGEDGRIHVVLNRCMHRGAVVCRSERGHGNHFRCPYHNWVYRNDGALVGMAQRAGYGPNFEAGELDLVRVPRVDTYRGLIFACLDPDASDLEERLGPTAWYIDQWADRSPHGSVRVTSGVHRYRYPGNWKFQVENGIDGYHGNYVHESFVTLLDRSGERRRQEVVRARNEQATNNHARSLANGDSMLEREEGMLGTFDYAANPRYRRQLEEAHGADRVADILTQRNLFIFPNLYLFESHIRVIRPLSATDTIVDALPTWLDGIDDDINTARLREHERFFGPSSFGATDDIEIFVLNQTGVQATAARWLDFSRGLERERRQPDGSIVGHSTDEVPQRALYRTWFRMLQQERADG; this is translated from the coding sequence ATGACGATCACGAAAGAGCCGCTCGAGTTGTCCTCGTTGGTCGTGGACGAGCCGTTCCGGTTCCGCGTCGACAGCCGTATCCAGCGGGATGACAACATCTTCCGGCTCGAGCTGGCCCGCATCTTCGGCCGGACGTGGCAGTTCGTGGCGCACGAATCCGAGGTGGCCGTGCCGGGCGACTATCGGACCACGGTGCTGGCCGGGCAGCCGGTCATCGTCAGCCGCGGAGAGGACGGTCGCATCCATGTCGTGCTCAACCGCTGCATGCACCGCGGCGCGGTCGTCTGCCGGTCCGAACGCGGCCATGGCAACCACTTCCGGTGCCCCTACCACAACTGGGTCTACCGAAACGACGGCGCGCTCGTCGGTATGGCGCAGCGCGCCGGCTACGGGCCGAACTTCGAGGCCGGTGAGCTCGACCTGGTCCGCGTGCCGCGTGTCGACACGTATCGGGGGCTGATCTTCGCGTGCCTGGATCCGGATGCGTCCGACCTCGAGGAGCGACTGGGGCCGACGGCCTGGTACATCGATCAGTGGGCCGACCGGTCGCCGCACGGCTCGGTCCGGGTCACGTCCGGCGTGCATCGCTATCGCTACCCGGGCAACTGGAAGTTCCAGGTCGAGAACGGCATCGACGGCTACCACGGCAACTACGTGCACGAGTCGTTCGTCACGTTGCTCGATCGCTCGGGTGAGCGCCGGCGGCAGGAGGTCGTCCGAGCCCGCAACGAGCAGGCCACGAACAACCATGCCCGCAGCCTGGCGAACGGCGACAGCATGCTCGAACGCGAGGAGGGCATGCTCGGCACGTTCGACTACGCCGCGAATCCGCGCTACCGGCGCCAGCTCGAGGAGGCGCACGGCGCCGATCGAGTCGCGGACATCCTCACGCAGCGCAACCTGTTCATCTTCCCGAACCTGTACCTGTTCGAGTCCCACATCCGGGTTATTCGGCCGCTGTCGGCCACGGACACGATCGTGGACGCTCTGCCCACGTGGCTCGACGGCATCGACGACGACATCAACACCGCGCGACTTCGTGAGCACGAGCGGTTCTTCGGCCCGTCCAGCTTCGGTGCAACAGACGACATCGAGATCTTCGTCCTCAACCAGACAGGCGTGCAGGCGACAGCTGCCCGATGGCTGGACTTCTCCCGGGGACTCGAGCGAGAACGCCGGCAGCCCGATGGCAGCATCGTGGGGCACTCGACCGACGAGGTGCCGCAACGCGCGCTGTATCGCACCTGGTTCCGGATGCTGCAGCAGGAGCGGGCGGATGGTTGA
- a CDS encoding aromatic-ring-hydroxylating dioxygenase subunit beta, which yields MVEPAAPTLTVAEAAELLYTEAALLDDRHLDEWLALFTEDARYWLPMADEDPSCEPSLVYDDRARLDERVFRLLDTPAYAQMPPSRTQHDVTNVRVLQQHGRDAVVGCNLVVHEVRVGDPSQIGLATPRSLAGRSTYGLRWAPDEGWRIAEKTVRLLARELPQFNLTFII from the coding sequence ATGGTTGAGCCGGCGGCCCCGACGCTCACGGTGGCGGAGGCCGCAGAGCTCCTCTACACCGAGGCGGCCCTACTGGACGACCGACACCTCGACGAATGGCTGGCGCTGTTCACCGAAGACGCCCGCTACTGGTTGCCGATGGCCGACGAGGACCCGTCGTGCGAGCCGTCGCTGGTGTACGACGATCGCGCACGCCTCGACGAGCGCGTCTTCCGGCTGCTGGACACGCCGGCGTACGCGCAGATGCCGCCGTCGCGCACCCAGCACGACGTCACCAACGTTCGCGTGCTGCAGCAGCATGGTCGGGACGCGGTCGTGGGCTGCAACCTCGTGGTGCACGAGGTCCGGGTGGGGGACCCCTCACAGATCGGTCTCGCGACTCCGCGCAGCCTCGCCGGGCGTAGCACCTACGGGTTGCGGTGGGCGCCGGACGAGGGTTGGCGCATCGCCGAGAAGACCGTGCGTCTGCTTGCCCGGGAACTGCCGCAGTTCAACCTGACCTTCATCATCTGA
- a CDS encoding dihydrodiol dehydrogenase has product MPTPWDSLAGGEDLQARSRDGQDYLVMRNEFATVWLALDRTPNGVRLVVTDADARTSIALDPLELEAISRMRHEDFDVRILERGSGPEPTA; this is encoded by the coding sequence GTGCCAACGCCCTGGGACTCCCTTGCAGGTGGCGAGGACCTCCAGGCCCGGTCCCGCGACGGACAGGACTACCTCGTGATGCGCAACGAGTTCGCCACTGTCTGGCTCGCTCTCGACCGCACGCCCAACGGTGTGCGCCTCGTGGTCACGGACGCGGATGCGCGCACGAGCATCGCCCTGGACCCCCTGGAACTCGAGGCCATCTCTCGCATGCGCCACGAGGACTTCGACGTCCGCATCCTGGAGCGGGGCAGCGGGCCGGAGCCAACCGCATGA
- a CDS encoding tripartite tricarboxylate transporter permease, with the protein MLTDMFSGLGLLGGTALLYMLIGIVFSTIAVVTPGLGGLFAIAIVLPFAFQLEPPVGIALIMGVTVVSGTGNTITSVLYGIPGSASGVATTFDGYPMSRRGEGIRAVAAGLTASAIGGVFGAVVLGFALPVLRPLVLLFRSPEFLALILLALVFMAFVGQSDPMKGLISGGIGLMLSFVGLEQSTAAQRWTFGQLYLWDGIALVPVVLGLYAITEMIDLIRQGSAINESGQQEHWWVQMRRGMADTVRHWRATLQSSFAGLWVGMAPGLGDAAAQFVGYAQVAKTSKNPKAFGTGTVEGVIAADAATNSKEGGALIPTLAFGIPGSASMAIVLAAFLAFGIQPGPSMLSENISIVWMIIWILVIGNLIGTVVTLAITPGMAKLTELRTSLIVPPILIASIFGAFSASNAIGDVVVMIAVGFLGWLLKHNGYSRAILLIGFVLGQLLEQNYLLMMRVYGAGALTRPIAVGIYALTALIIVVPLLKWLYRVVRG; encoded by the coding sequence GTGCTGACCGACATGTTCAGCGGACTGGGTCTGCTCGGCGGCACCGCCCTCCTCTACATGCTGATCGGGATCGTGTTCTCGACCATCGCGGTCGTGACCCCCGGCCTCGGAGGCCTGTTCGCGATCGCCATCGTCCTCCCCTTCGCGTTCCAGCTCGAACCGCCGGTCGGCATCGCCCTCATCATGGGCGTGACGGTGGTCAGCGGCACGGGCAACACGATCACCTCCGTCCTCTACGGCATCCCCGGCTCCGCGTCCGGGGTGGCCACGACCTTCGACGGCTACCCGATGTCGCGGCGGGGCGAAGGCATCCGGGCCGTGGCTGCCGGGCTGACGGCGTCGGCGATCGGCGGTGTGTTCGGCGCGGTGGTCCTCGGGTTCGCGCTGCCGGTCCTACGGCCGTTGGTCCTGCTGTTCCGGTCGCCCGAGTTCCTCGCGCTGATCCTGCTGGCATTGGTGTTCATGGCGTTCGTCGGGCAGAGCGATCCCATGAAGGGGCTGATCTCGGGCGGCATCGGACTCATGCTGTCGTTCGTCGGCCTCGAGCAGAGCACCGCGGCGCAACGGTGGACGTTCGGGCAACTCTATCTCTGGGACGGCATCGCGCTGGTTCCCGTCGTGCTGGGTCTCTACGCGATCACGGAGATGATCGACCTCATACGTCAAGGCAGCGCCATCAACGAGTCCGGCCAGCAGGAGCACTGGTGGGTCCAGATGCGCCGCGGCATGGCCGACACCGTCCGGCATTGGAGGGCCACGTTGCAGAGCTCGTTCGCGGGCCTGTGGGTGGGCATGGCGCCTGGCCTGGGGGACGCGGCGGCACAGTTCGTCGGTTACGCGCAGGTGGCGAAGACCTCCAAGAATCCGAAGGCGTTCGGCACCGGCACCGTGGAGGGGGTCATCGCGGCCGACGCGGCCACGAACTCGAAGGAGGGTGGCGCGCTCATCCCGACCCTGGCATTCGGGATCCCTGGCAGCGCCTCGATGGCGATCGTGCTGGCAGCGTTCCTGGCGTTCGGTATCCAGCCGGGTCCGTCCATGCTCAGCGAGAACATCAGCATCGTGTGGATGATCATCTGGATCCTGGTCATCGGCAACCTCATCGGCACCGTGGTGACCCTCGCGATCACGCCGGGGATGGCCAAGCTCACCGAGTTGCGGACGTCCCTCATCGTGCCCCCCATCCTCATCGCGAGCATCTTCGGTGCCTTCAGTGCCAGCAACGCGATCGGCGACGTCGTGGTCATGATCGCCGTGGGGTTCCTGGGCTGGCTCCTCAAGCACAACGGCTATTCGCGCGCGATCTTGCTGATCGGCTTCGTGCTCGGCCAACTGCTCGAGCAGAACTATCTGCTGATGATGCGGGTCTATGGCGCCGGTGCGCTCACGCGCCCGATCGCCGTCGGCATCTATGCCCTGACCGCGTTGATCATCGTCGTCCCATTGTTGAAGTGGCTGTACCGGGTGGTGCGGGGGTAG
- a CDS encoding aldehyde dehydrogenase family protein, whose protein sequence is MAVDVAHDVTFQRQQIASRTYGFRIGGSRIQQERSTLPAVDPTTERTITDVPLATMDDVDDAVAAANEAGRAWGRLHWTERARALRAFADVIEEHAEELGRLDTVDAGLPISTAVKDAHDAAKACRYFAGLAGEVVGRAFPWSPGAPFMHTNREPYGVVGKIVPFNHPVKFAAVKSAPALVTGNSVIVKPSEFTMLSALRLAELADEVLPPGVFTVLPGGADVGAALVEHPDVPRLAFTGSVATGQHVMRGAATEIKHVTAELGGKNPLLVFPDVDIPQVARAAVNSLDLFRSPGQACWSTSRVFVHEAIHDRFLDEVLRVVATIQVGDPLDQAMDIGPVAYEGHRDRVDELIRSGIEEGARPLAGGIPDRERTGFFVDPTVFADVEPGMRIAQEEVFGPVMSVLRWSDESSLLAAANDVPYGLTAAIWSADVGRAQVIARELQAGIVWINTASARPVGMPFGGYKRSGVGKEGNLEDLFSYTQEKAVIVGTDARSSEDLDPVC, encoded by the coding sequence GTGGCCGTCGACGTGGCGCACGACGTCACCTTCCAGCGCCAGCAGATCGCGAGTCGGACCTACGGCTTCCGGATCGGTGGCTCGCGCATCCAGCAGGAGCGTTCGACGCTGCCCGCTGTGGATCCGACGACGGAACGCACCATCACGGACGTGCCGCTGGCGACGATGGACGACGTCGACGATGCCGTCGCAGCCGCGAACGAAGCGGGGCGTGCCTGGGGCCGGCTGCATTGGACGGAGCGTGCACGTGCGCTGCGGGCCTTCGCCGACGTCATCGAGGAACACGCGGAGGAACTCGGCCGACTCGACACGGTCGATGCCGGCCTGCCGATCTCGACCGCCGTCAAGGACGCGCACGACGCGGCCAAGGCCTGTCGCTACTTCGCGGGACTAGCGGGAGAGGTCGTTGGCCGTGCGTTCCCCTGGTCCCCGGGTGCGCCCTTCATGCACACGAACCGCGAGCCGTACGGCGTGGTCGGCAAGATCGTGCCGTTCAACCACCCGGTGAAGTTCGCCGCGGTGAAATCCGCACCGGCGCTCGTCACCGGCAACAGCGTGATCGTCAAGCCGAGCGAGTTCACCATGCTCTCGGCACTGCGCCTCGCTGAGCTGGCGGACGAGGTGCTGCCGCCCGGGGTCTTCACCGTGCTGCCGGGCGGTGCCGACGTCGGTGCCGCCCTGGTCGAGCATCCGGACGTGCCACGGCTCGCATTCACCGGTTCCGTGGCGACGGGCCAGCACGTCATGCGGGGCGCCGCGACCGAGATCAAGCACGTCACCGCCGAACTCGGCGGGAAGAACCCGCTGCTGGTCTTCCCCGACGTGGACATCCCGCAGGTCGCTCGCGCGGCGGTGAACTCACTCGACCTGTTCCGCTCACCGGGGCAGGCGTGCTGGTCCACGTCGCGGGTCTTCGTCCACGAGGCGATCCACGACCGTTTCCTGGACGAGGTGCTGCGGGTCGTCGCGACCATCCAGGTCGGCGACCCGCTCGACCAGGCGATGGACATCGGGCCCGTCGCCTACGAAGGGCATCGCGACCGCGTGGACGAACTGATCCGCTCGGGCATCGAGGAAGGAGCCCGGCCTCTGGCCGGCGGCATTCCCGATCGTGAGCGCACCGGCTTCTTCGTGGACCCGACCGTGTTCGCAGACGTCGAGCCCGGCATGCGGATCGCCCAGGAGGAGGTCTTCGGCCCGGTCATGTCGGTGCTGCGGTGGTCGGACGAGTCGTCGCTCTTGGCGGCCGCCAACGACGTGCCCTACGGCTTGACCGCGGCGATCTGGAGTGCCGACGTGGGACGCGCACAGGTGATCGCTCGTGAACTCCAGGCCGGCATCGTGTGGATCAACACCGCCTCGGCCCGTCCCGTGGGCATGCCCTTCGGCGGCTACAAGCGCAGCGGCGTCGGCAAGGAAGGCAACTTGGAGGACCTGTTCAGCTACACGCAGGAGAAGGCGGTCATCGTCGGGACGGACGCTCGGTCCTCGGAGGACCTCGATCCGGTGTGCTGA